In a genomic window of Armatimonadota bacterium:
- a CDS encoding NADH-quinone oxidoreductase subunit J — MSAPVIIFILVAFVAVTSAVMVITQKDPVHSALWLILNLVSLAVIYYLLNAPFLMAVQLIVYAGAIVVLFLFVVMLLAAGKEEGAHPHLGWLRPAAWIAAAAFLVGIVTVGWLQIAPPDSGGTPTPMGDPASIGRLLYSRYLLPFEATSILLLAALVGALYLGRRYEGDHTDDYGETEGTNV, encoded by the coding sequence GTGAGCGCGCCCGTCATCATTTTCATACTTGTTGCCTTTGTAGCGGTTACCTCCGCGGTGATGGTGATTACGCAGAAGGACCCGGTCCACAGTGCGTTGTGGCTCATCCTGAACCTCGTGAGCCTCGCAGTCATCTATTACCTGCTGAACGCACCGTTCCTGATGGCAGTCCAGTTAATCGTGTACGCCGGGGCAATCGTTGTCCTCTTCCTGTTCGTTGTGATGCTGCTTGCCGCCGGCAAAGAGGAAGGCGCTCATCCCCACCTTGGCTGGCTTCGGCCCGCGGCCTGGATCGCCGCGGCGGCCTTCCTTGTCGGCATCGTCACCGTGGGCTGGCTCCAGATCGCGCCACCTGACTCCGGCGGCACTCCCACCCCGATGGGCGATCCAGCGTCTATCGGTCGCCTTCTCTACTCCCGCTACCTGCTGCCGTTTGAGGCGACTTCCATCCTCCTGCTGGCAGCTTTGGTCGGGGCCTTGTATCTTGGGCGCAGGTACGAAGGCGACCACACGGACGACTACGGCGAAACGGAAGGTACCAATGTCTGA
- the nuoI gene encoding NADH-quinone oxidoreductase subunit NuoI, translated as MAKVVGGTKLPLRKTWNTVFSFTVGLLTTFKHIFRPNVTISYPEEKWVPYPRFRGLHQLRRYADGLEMCIGCSLCEAACPSDCIYVEPAENTDEDRRSPGERYAKVYDINMLRCIFCGYCVEACPTTAIVMTGNYELADYDRKDFIYHKDRLLVDKPEDNAPLSPLEAV; from the coding sequence ATGGCGAAGGTTGTCGGCGGCACTAAGCTGCCGCTGCGGAAAACCTGGAACACGGTATTCAGTTTCACCGTGGGTCTGTTGACGACGTTCAAGCATATATTTCGCCCGAACGTCACGATCAGTTACCCGGAGGAGAAATGGGTTCCGTATCCGCGTTTCCGCGGACTGCATCAGTTGCGCCGCTACGCGGATGGCCTGGAGATGTGCATAGGCTGCTCGCTGTGCGAAGCCGCGTGCCCGTCCGACTGCATTTACGTTGAGCCGGCCGAAAACACGGATGAGGACCGGCGTTCTCCAGGAGAGCGTTATGCGAAGGTCTACGACATCAATATGCTGCGATGCATCTTCTGTGGCTACTGTGTTGAGGCTTGCCCGACAACCGCGATCGTGATGACGGGAAACTACGAACTCGCCGATTACGATCGTAAAGATTTCATATATCACAAGGATAGGCTGCTGGTGGACAAGCCGGAGGATAACGCCCCGCTGAGTCCGCTGGAGGCCGTCTGA
- the nuoH gene encoding NADH-quinone oxidoreductase subunit NuoH, with amino-acid sequence MLINILILLVKIILVPVGLLSGFAIMTWFERRLIATIQVRIGPNRCGPFGLFQPAADGLKLAMKEDLTPANADKAVFVIAPMISLIAALLAFAIIPFGPDIQAFGYTIPLHIGADVPIGFLFLLCVASLGIYGIVLAGWSSGSKYSMLGGIRSSAQMISYELSMGLALVSVLIYTGTLRPDEIVGFSGLWWKQFPAFVIFLICMVAETNRAPFDLVEAEQELVAGFHTEYSSFKFALFYMGEYVNMITFSALAVTVFLGGWHGPLVDKIPIIGLVWFLLKTAVFMFVYVWIRASWPRLRYDRLMKLGWKVLLPTALCWVAMTAVWVVFRG; translated from the coding sequence ATGCTGATCAATATACTCATACTTCTGGTCAAGATCATCCTGGTGCCCGTGGGGCTCCTGAGCGGCTTCGCCATTATGACGTGGTTTGAGCGCCGGCTCATCGCAACCATCCAGGTACGCATCGGCCCGAACCGCTGCGGCCCGTTTGGCTTGTTTCAACCGGCCGCGGATGGATTGAAGCTTGCGATGAAGGAAGACCTCACGCCGGCCAACGCCGATAAGGCGGTATTCGTGATCGCGCCGATGATCTCGCTGATTGCCGCCCTTCTCGCGTTTGCGATCATTCCGTTCGGGCCGGACATCCAGGCGTTCGGCTACACGATTCCGCTGCATATCGGGGCGGACGTGCCCATCGGCTTCCTGTTCCTGCTGTGCGTGGCGTCGCTGGGTATATATGGCATCGTTCTCGCTGGGTGGTCCTCCGGCAGCAAGTACAGCATGCTGGGCGGCATCCGCTCTTCGGCGCAGATGATCAGTTACGAATTGTCGATGGGGCTGGCCCTCGTCAGTGTCCTGATATACACCGGCACCCTTCGCCCCGACGAGATCGTCGGCTTCAGCGGGCTCTGGTGGAAACAGTTCCCAGCGTTCGTCATCTTTCTGATCTGTATGGTCGCGGAGACGAACCGCGCTCCGTTCGATCTCGTGGAGGCGGAGCAGGAACTGGTTGCCGGATTCCATACGGAATACTCGTCCTTCAAATTCGCGCTGTTCTATATGGGCGAATATGTGAATATGATCACATTCTCCGCGCTTGCCGTTACGGTATTCCTCGGAGGGTGGCACGGTCCGCTGGTGGACAAAATCCCGATCATCGGGCTCGTATGGTTCCTGTTGAAGACGGCCGTCTTCATGTTCGTTTATGTCTGGATTCGCGCGTCGTGGCCGCGTCTGCGCTACGACCGCCTGATGAAACTCGGGTGGAAGGTGCTGCTCCCCACCGCTTTGTGTTGGGTGGCAATGACTGCGGTATGGGTTGTGTTTAGAGGCTAG
- the nuoG gene encoding NADH-quinone oxidoreductase subunit NuoG, whose product MTETTTQVEMVTCVIDGKEISVPKGTLLIEACRSVGVDVPSFCYHKHMSPFGGCRQCLVKVEKVPKPVASCTATVSPGMVVDASSVEVRGWREGIVSFLLANHPLECPTCDKGGECDLQNNAFGHGRGHSLFSETKRHFVDYDMGSLVARDMDRCIQCQRCIRFGLEWSGDHAIDFFGRGASTSVTTFARGPFESKFSGNTTEVCPVGALTSEPFRLVARPWEMDATPSICPHCAVGCNITNYTRQNELVRIVARENVHVNVSWTCDKGKFGLDYVNSGNRLKTPMGRRGDRLVPISWQEALSSVAQALETAKRSHGAESIGFLGSQKVSNEDIFMFQRLARDGVGTNNIDHREGAVFPSSLIPGTGLPLEEIERAKTVVLFACDAREEAPVVWLRAHHAHFSGTRLIIIDERGSEADGFADRLVRYQAGADVLLLESLAAMLGAADVSVAGAGLTGVQPDALQELAADLRGGFVLVAGPRVTRKTDGADIVKALWALMDSVPGARFGLLHSNNNTRGAYDLGAVPDHGPGWLPVPRPGMNATRMLQAALAGDMQVLYLMGTDPLANFPDAALVNKALDTVPFLVVQDIAKSELTARADVVLPALAFAEREGTFTNLEGRIQFFSKAIDPMGGARPDWEICAALLKALGGDPGVKTVEDVTRQIARAVPEYQGAVPGSIPDTGVMVDDRRPPVHPVPPAPHVPSEGSAALPLVLLTGDLLFDNGPLTRETSAFAEIEPAPWVDVSRHDAASAGIADGDTITVSSEFDVVELPARVGDKVSPGTVFIPNKVASFRVNTLTSAIRETQRVRIARKAD is encoded by the coding sequence ATGACAGAAACCACAACACAAGTGGAGATGGTAACCTGCGTGATCGACGGCAAGGAGATCAGCGTTCCCAAGGGCACGCTGCTCATTGAGGCGTGCCGAAGCGTTGGCGTCGATGTGCCGTCGTTCTGCTACCACAAGCACATGTCGCCGTTTGGCGGCTGCCGGCAGTGCCTTGTGAAGGTTGAGAAGGTCCCCAAGCCGGTCGCTTCCTGCACGGCTACGGTCTCGCCGGGGATGGTCGTGGACGCATCGTCCGTCGAAGTTCGCGGCTGGCGGGAAGGCATCGTGAGTTTTCTCCTCGCCAATCACCCGCTGGAGTGTCCGACGTGCGACAAGGGTGGCGAGTGCGACCTTCAGAACAATGCCTTCGGCCACGGACGTGGGCACAGCCTGTTCAGTGAGACAAAGCGGCATTTTGTCGATTACGACATGGGTTCGCTTGTGGCGCGCGATATGGATCGCTGCATCCAGTGCCAGCGGTGCATCCGGTTCGGACTGGAATGGTCCGGCGACCACGCCATCGATTTCTTCGGACGTGGCGCGTCCACCAGTGTCACCACCTTCGCGCGCGGGCCTTTCGAGAGCAAATTCAGCGGCAACACGACCGAAGTCTGCCCCGTCGGCGCGCTGACAAGCGAACCGTTCCGCCTGGTGGCCCGCCCGTGGGAGATGGACGCAACGCCGAGCATCTGTCCTCACTGCGCCGTCGGCTGCAACATCACCAACTACACGCGGCAGAACGAACTGGTGCGCATCGTTGCGCGCGAAAACGTCCATGTCAATGTCTCATGGACCTGTGACAAGGGCAAGTTCGGCCTCGATTACGTCAACAGCGGCAATCGGCTCAAAACGCCGATGGGGCGCCGGGGCGATAGGCTGGTGCCCATTTCGTGGCAGGAGGCGCTGTCCTCTGTCGCGCAGGCGCTGGAAACGGCGAAGCGTTCGCACGGCGCCGAGTCGATCGGATTCCTCGGCAGCCAGAAGGTGTCCAACGAGGACATTTTCATGTTCCAACGACTGGCGCGCGACGGGGTCGGGACAAACAACATCGACCACCGCGAGGGCGCCGTTTTCCCATCGTCCCTGATCCCCGGCACCGGGCTTCCGCTCGAAGAGATCGAGCGCGCCAAGACCGTCGTGCTGTTCGCCTGCGATGCGCGTGAGGAGGCACCGGTGGTTTGGCTCCGCGCCCACCATGCGCATTTCAGCGGCACCAGGCTCATCATCATCGATGAACGCGGCTCCGAGGCGGATGGCTTCGCGGACCGTCTTGTCCGCTATCAGGCCGGCGCGGACGTACTGCTTCTGGAGAGCCTGGCCGCGATGCTCGGGGCCGCGGATGTAAGCGTTGCGGGGGCCGGCCTGACCGGGGTTCAACCTGACGCGCTTCAGGAGTTGGCGGCTGACCTGAGGGGCGGGTTTGTACTCGTGGCCGGTCCACGCGTAACCCGGAAAACGGACGGCGCCGACATCGTCAAGGCGCTTTGGGCGCTGATGGATTCCGTTCCGGGGGCCCGCTTCGGATTGCTGCATTCGAACAATAATACACGCGGCGCGTATGACCTCGGCGCCGTGCCCGATCACGGCCCGGGATGGCTCCCCGTTCCGCGCCCCGGTATGAACGCAACCCGGATGCTTCAGGCGGCGCTCGCGGGAGACATGCAGGTTCTGTATTTGATGGGCACTGATCCGTTGGCCAACTTCCCGGACGCGGCGCTGGTCAACAAGGCGCTTGATACGGTGCCGTTCCTGGTAGTTCAGGATATCGCCAAGTCCGAACTGACGGCCCGTGCCGATGTGGTCCTTCCGGCGCTGGCCTTTGCCGAACGCGAGGGAACGTTCACGAACCTTGAGGGTCGCATCCAGTTCTTCTCAAAGGCGATCGACCCCATGGGCGGTGCACGTCCGGACTGGGAGATATGCGCGGCCTTGCTGAAAGCCCTCGGCGGAGATCCCGGGGTGAAAACAGTCGAGGACGTCACGCGTCAGATTGCGCGCGCGGTGCCCGAGTATCAGGGCGCGGTTCCGGGGTCCATCCCGGACACGGGCGTGATGGTGGATGACCGCAGGCCGCCCGTGCACCCCGTGCCGCCGGCGCCGCACGTGCCTTCAGAAGGAAGCGCGGCCTTGCCGCTGGTCCTTCTCACCGGTGACCTGCTGTTTGACAACGGTCCACTGACCCGAGAGACATCCGCGTTCGCTGAGATTGAGCCGGCTCCCTGGGTGGATGTTTCGCGGCACGACGCCGCCAGCGCCGGGATCGCCGATGGGGACACGATCACCGTGTCGTCGGAGTTTGATGTGGTGGAGTTGCCGGCCCGAGTGGGTGACAAGGTATCGCCCGGAACGGTCTTCATTCCGAACAAGGTCGCATCCTTCCGAGTGAACACCCTCACCAGCGCCATTCGCGAGACTCAGCGGGTTCGAATCGCCCGGAAGGCGGACTGA
- the nuoF gene encoding NADH-quinone oxidoreductase subunit NuoF — protein MTPEGREPPAIPAFISHRSSFPDMPEFEQVLLKNRFVDRAWDIDVYESRGGYAATRKGLKTMSPDDVMKEVADSQLRGRGGAGFPAARKWGFIPKDLSIPRYVVMNADESEPGTYKDRQLLEWDPHQCIEAMILSSYAISAKQSYIFIRGEMALAAERLEFAIDQAYRKGYLGKNVLGTGWDFDLAVHRGAGAYICGEETALLEALEGMRGNPRLRPPYFPAAKGLYFAPTVVNNCETLCCVPHIIERGAAWFAGIGTEKSKGPKLYCISGHVQKPDIYEAPFGITLRQLIDDYAGGLRPGRTLKAVIPGGASAPILTPDALDTPLDFEGVAAAGSMLGSAAIIVMDDTTCMVGVALNLIHFFRHESCGKCTPCREGTDWLYKLLRRFEAGKGNQEDIDLLLKLTDSMDGKCFCLLGESALVPVRTSIQKFREDYDRHITEGHCPFELHLAH, from the coding sequence ATGACGCCTGAGGGACGTGAACCGCCGGCCATTCCGGCGTTCATCTCTCATCGTTCATCGTTTCCTGATATGCCTGAATTCGAACAAGTACTGCTCAAGAACCGCTTCGTTGACCGCGCATGGGACATAGACGTCTATGAATCCCGGGGCGGATACGCTGCTACGCGCAAGGGCCTGAAGACCATGTCGCCAGACGACGTGATGAAGGAGGTCGCCGACTCGCAGTTGCGGGGAAGGGGCGGGGCGGGATTCCCGGCGGCGCGAAAATGGGGTTTCATCCCGAAGGATTTGAGCATTCCGCGATACGTTGTGATGAACGCGGACGAGTCGGAGCCGGGAACGTACAAGGACCGGCAGCTTCTGGAATGGGACCCGCATCAGTGCATAGAGGCGATGATCCTGTCTTCGTACGCGATCAGCGCGAAGCAGAGTTACATTTTCATCCGCGGCGAGATGGCGTTGGCCGCGGAGCGCCTGGAGTTCGCCATCGACCAGGCATACCGGAAGGGCTACCTCGGTAAAAACGTCCTCGGCACCGGCTGGGATTTCGACCTGGCGGTCCATCGCGGCGCGGGCGCATACATCTGCGGAGAGGAAACGGCGCTGCTGGAAGCGCTGGAAGGCATGCGCGGCAATCCGCGCCTACGCCCTCCGTACTTCCCGGCGGCAAAGGGGCTGTATTTCGCGCCGACGGTGGTCAACAATTGCGAAACGCTGTGTTGCGTGCCGCACATCATCGAACGGGGCGCCGCATGGTTCGCGGGCATCGGCACGGAGAAGAGCAAGGGCCCGAAGCTCTATTGCATCTCAGGCCACGTGCAGAAGCCCGATATTTACGAAGCGCCGTTCGGGATCACGCTCCGGCAGTTGATCGATGATTACGCGGGCGGTCTCCGGCCAGGGCGAACGTTGAAGGCGGTCATACCGGGTGGGGCGAGCGCCCCCATTCTGACGCCGGACGCGCTGGATACGCCGCTAGATTTCGAGGGCGTCGCCGCCGCCGGCAGCATGTTGGGCTCCGCGGCGATCATCGTGATGGACGACACAACGTGTATGGTGGGCGTAGCGCTTAACTTGATCCACTTCTTCCGTCACGAAAGCTGCGGCAAGTGCACGCCGTGCAGGGAAGGCACCGACTGGCTCTACAAACTGCTGCGCCGCTTCGAGGCGGGCAAGGGGAACCAGGAGGATATCGACCTCCTTCTGAAGCTGACGGACAGCATGGACGGCAAGTGTTTCTGCCTGCTGGGTGAGAGCGCTCTTGTGCCGGTAAGAACCAGCATCCAGAAGTTCCGGGAAGACTACGACCGCCACATCACGGAAGGCCACTGCCCGTTTGAATTGCACCTGGCACACTGA
- the nuoE gene encoding NADH-quinone oxidoreductase subunit NuoE, with product MTETTGHTPIQILTKRSPDMRPLSDEARQKIVQLMARYPRRQSVLLPALFVAQADHGYVTHGAILEIARMVEMHPTEVEGVATFYTMYAKQPVGEHVLQVCTTLSCALCGGIALLHHLENKLGIKSGQTTADGKFTLVPVECLASCGTAPMMQVNDLYVENLTLEQADALIDELRGKTGHFGREIAGAYDPRYKGLASGTRYTSVGRENTPAAGTGLNDNHDLSDDA from the coding sequence ATGACGGAGACCACCGGGCACACACCCATCCAGATACTGACGAAGCGATCGCCGGACATGCGGCCTCTCAGCGATGAGGCGCGCCAGAAGATCGTCCAGTTGATGGCCCGCTATCCGCGCAGGCAGTCAGTGCTGTTGCCGGCGCTGTTTGTGGCGCAAGCCGACCACGGCTACGTCACTCACGGGGCCATCCTGGAAATCGCCAGAATGGTGGAGATGCACCCCACGGAGGTTGAGGGCGTCGCCACTTTCTACACGATGTACGCCAAACAGCCCGTAGGCGAGCACGTCCTCCAGGTTTGCACGACACTGAGTTGCGCCTTGTGCGGCGGCATTGCCTTGCTGCACCATCTGGAGAATAAGCTGGGCATCAAGTCGGGCCAGACGACCGCGGATGGCAAGTTCACGCTGGTGCCGGTCGAGTGTCTCGCATCGTGCGGGACTGCTCCGATGATGCAGGTGAACGATCTTTACGTCGAGAACCTGACGCTTGAACAGGCCGACGCGCTGATCGACGAACTGAGGGGCAAGACCGGGCATTTCGGGCGTGAAATTGCCGGCGCGTACGACCCGCGCTACAAGGGCCTGGCAAGCGGCACCCGGTATACCAGTGTCGGCCGGGAAAACACGCCCGCCGCCGGCACCGGCCTGAACGACAACCATGATCTTTCGGATGACGCCTGA
- the nuoD gene encoding NADH dehydrogenase (quinone) subunit D codes for MPTDILEEQIGTPGSVTQKTMTLNLGPQHPSTHGVLRLVLELDGETVVNCIPHMGYLHTGFEKNMEAKTYHKAIPYTDRMDYLSAMIYNVAYVQSVEKLCGIEITPRCAYVRVLVSELQRLASHMVWYGTSGMDLGASTTFLYAFRDREDVLNFFEELSGGRMTTSYTRVGGMAADLTPGFEKRCKEWLNALPAKIDDYEALLTHNEIFLERTQSIGYIAPDRLLALGVTGPVLRAAGVAHDLRKDNPYLIYDQLDFKVCVEEAGDVYARYKVRMAEMRESVKILHQVLDGMPGGDINISDDKYRRPPKDTIMMGMEELIHHFKIATAGFPVPEGDAYVPVESSKGECGFYIVSDGSGRPQRVRVRPPSFVNLQALPEMVKGRMIADVVALIGSIDIVLGEVDR; via the coding sequence ATGCCTACCGACATTCTCGAAGAGCAGATTGGCACGCCCGGCAGCGTGACTCAGAAGACGATGACGTTGAACCTGGGTCCGCAGCATCCGAGCACCCACGGGGTGCTGCGCTTGGTGCTGGAGCTTGACGGCGAAACCGTTGTCAACTGCATCCCGCACATGGGCTATCTGCACACCGGCTTCGAGAAAAACATGGAGGCCAAGACCTACCACAAGGCCATCCCGTATACGGACCGCATGGACTACCTCAGCGCGATGATCTACAACGTCGCGTACGTTCAATCGGTTGAGAAACTGTGCGGCATTGAGATCACCCCTCGATGCGCCTACGTCCGGGTTCTTGTAAGCGAACTCCAGCGTCTCGCGTCACATATGGTTTGGTACGGTACCAGCGGAATGGACCTCGGGGCCTCAACCACCTTCCTGTATGCGTTCCGCGACCGAGAGGATGTGCTCAACTTCTTCGAGGAATTGAGCGGCGGCCGCATGACCACTTCCTACACCCGCGTCGGGGGCATGGCCGCGGACCTCACCCCGGGTTTTGAGAAGCGCTGCAAGGAGTGGTTGAACGCGCTTCCGGCGAAGATCGATGACTATGAAGCGCTTCTCACCCACAACGAGATATTCCTCGAACGGACCCAGTCGATCGGATATATAGCCCCCGACCGGCTTCTTGCCCTGGGGGTGACCGGGCCGGTTTTGCGAGCGGCCGGTGTGGCCCACGACCTTCGCAAGGACAACCCGTATCTTATCTACGACCAGTTGGACTTCAAAGTCTGCGTGGAAGAGGCCGGCGACGTTTATGCAAGGTACAAGGTCCGCATGGCCGAGATGCGGGAGAGCGTCAAGATCCTTCATCAGGTGCTCGACGGCATGCCTGGCGGCGATATCAACATCAGCGACGACAAATACCGGCGCCCGCCCAAGGACACGATCATGATGGGCATGGAGGAACTGATCCATCATTTCAAGATCGCTACGGCCGGATTCCCGGTGCCCGAAGGCGACGCCTATGTTCCGGTGGAATCCAGCAAGGGTGAGTGCGGTTTCTATATTGTGAGTGACGGCAGCGGACGCCCGCAGAGGGTTCGTGTGCGGCCGCCATCCTTTGTGAATCTGCAGGCCCTGCCGGAAATGGTGAAAGGACGGATGATCGCGGACGTGGTCGCCCTCATTGGAAGTATCGATATCGTTCTGGGCGAGGTGGACCGATGA
- a CDS encoding NADH-quinone oxidoreductase subunit C has product MQTESTTNNTALEQLAGRLEAEFPGSILQVTPGVDMPCLRVAPNAIVPVSRWLRDAVDYRFVLLADLTCVDFLDRDPRYDVVYHLYSLDSHSYLRLKVGVSAEPCECPTVTEVWEGANWLEREVYDMFGVVFTGHPDLRRILSPEGWPYFALRRDFPLQGPGVVKLYDSVTDVF; this is encoded by the coding sequence ATGCAGACCGAATCTACTACTAACAATACGGCGCTGGAGCAGCTGGCCGGTCGCCTGGAAGCGGAATTCCCGGGTTCCATCCTTCAGGTTACGCCGGGCGTAGACATGCCGTGCCTGCGTGTGGCGCCCAATGCGATCGTGCCTGTAAGCAGGTGGCTGCGCGACGCCGTGGACTACAGGTTCGTGCTTCTCGCCGACCTGACTTGCGTGGATTTTCTGGATCGCGACCCCAGGTACGATGTGGTTTATCACCTGTACTCGCTGGATTCGCACTCGTATCTGCGCCTGAAGGTGGGTGTCTCCGCAGAGCCGTGCGAATGCCCGACGGTGACCGAGGTGTGGGAAGGGGCCAATTGGCTTGAGCGCGAAGTCTACGATATGTTCGGCGTCGTCTTCACCGGGCATCCGGATCTCCGACGCATACTCTCGCCCGAGGGATGGCCGTATTTTGCGCTGCGCAGGGATTTCCCTCTGCAAGGCCCTGGTGTTGTGAAGTTGTACGATAGCGTGACGGACGTATTCTAG
- a CDS encoding NADH-quinone oxidoreductase subunit A, which produces MTQPPPITGFPAILALFLFAALLAGIFICVSVFLGPRRPSRAKGMPYESGMNPIGAARQQFPVHFYVVAMVFIIFDIETIFMYPWAILLRAHAGQFSLGRFGLVEMGIFMAILLVGYVYMLKKGAIEWD; this is translated from the coding sequence GTGACGCAACCACCACCCATCACGGGGTTTCCCGCTATCCTCGCGCTGTTCCTCTTCGCTGCCTTGCTGGCGGGGATATTCATCTGTGTCAGCGTGTTTCTAGGCCCGCGTCGGCCATCAAGAGCCAAAGGCATGCCTTACGAGTCCGGCATGAACCCGATCGGCGCGGCTCGCCAGCAGTTTCCCGTCCATTTCTACGTCGTGGCAATGGTATTCATTATCTTCGATATTGAGACCATTTTCATGTATCCCTGGGCCATCTTGCTCCGCGCTCACGCCGGGCAATTCAGCCTTGGGCGGTTCGGCCTGGTGGAGATGGGCATTTTCATGGCAATCCTTCTCGTCGGATACGTGTACATGTTGAAGAAGGGGGCCATCGAATGGGACTAG
- a CDS encoding MBL fold metallo-hydrolase — protein MAEPILFERLVVGPLGVNCYLYGDPDSRDAVCIDPGSEGLRIVSRAKEQGLRVLAVLITHAHADHIVAAHDVADAFGAPVLAPDGEQDLWALASEFCTLWGFTVPQPPPPDEWFTPGSTLRFGPIEFDTLDVRGHSPAGVAYSAPGIVFTGDALFADSIGRTDLPGQDHLTLIDRIRRNLLSLPPNTIVYPGHGPKTTIGREARSNPFLLDHGPG, from the coding sequence ATGGCTGAACCCATCCTCTTCGAGCGCCTGGTCGTCGGGCCGCTCGGTGTGAACTGCTACCTCTACGGCGATCCGGACTCGCGGGACGCGGTGTGCATCGATCCCGGCTCTGAGGGCCTCCGCATTGTCTCGCGGGCGAAGGAACAGGGCCTTCGCGTTCTGGCTGTCCTCATCACACACGCGCACGCCGACCATATCGTGGCGGCGCATGACGTGGCGGACGCGTTTGGAGCGCCGGTGCTTGCCCCGGACGGGGAACAGGATCTGTGGGCGCTGGCTTCGGAATTCTGCACGCTTTGGGGGTTCACCGTACCACAACCGCCGCCGCCGGATGAATGGTTCACCCCGGGAAGCACGCTCAGGTTTGGGCCAATCGAGTTTGACACGCTGGACGTGAGGGGACACAGCCCCGCGGGTGTGGCATACTCCGCGCCCGGGATAGTGTTTACGGGAGATGCGCTTTTTGCCGACAGTATCGGGCGTACAGACCTGCCGGGGCAGGACCACCTCACGCTGATTGACCGCATACGGCGAAACCTGTTATCCTTACCCCCAAACACGATTGTGTACCCCGGGCACGGGCCAAAAACGACCATCGGGCGAGAGGCGCGGTCGAACCCGTTCCTGCTCGATCACGGACCAGGATAA